TAGAAAAACCGCCATTTTTAATTATTTTTCTTTTTTTTCGTTGCTTTTTGAAAATAAAGCCACATTGAACCAAGCAGTCCTCCCACAATAAGTGGCATTACCCAAGGATTTTCCCCAATGTATCCCACAAAACGCATTAGTGGCGCACCTGCTTTATAGCTTACTAGTCCTAAAATAATTGCCCATAAAGCAGCGGAGATTCCATTAAGAACATTAAAGCGCGCAAAAGAGTATTTGGTTAACCCAATTGCCAAAGGAATAAGCGTCTTAATGCCATATAGAAATTTTTGAAAAAAAATAATCTTATCACCATAGCGTTTCATTAAAATATGCGACAAGGCAATTTTGCGTCGGTGTTTCAAAATATAGGGCATCATCTGGGGGCGATTATAACGGCTCATGTAAAACAACAAAGTATCACCCAGCGCGTTTGCCACAGCAGCAACTACAATCGAAGCTGTCAAGTCCATTTGCCCCGAATACGAAAGCACTCCTGCAGCAATGATGGCGACCATGCCCCCGCCCAACGAATACAAAAACAAAATAATATAACCGTACGTCGAGAGTGACGTAAACATCTCTTCCAATAAAACTCCTTAACGGCGCTCTAGCCTTTTTAATGTTTCCACAAAACTTTTGGCCGCAAAAGAGTCTGCAGGTGTTCGTGCATCACCGTCTGCGCCAATCACCGACCCACCCAATGAAACTCCCGCAAACAGACCTCTGTTGTTTGCATACGCATAAATATCTTGCTTTAAACTAAAATCTCGCATGTGTGTTATGCTTGCCCCCATGGGTCCGGCGGCCACGGAAACATCTGCACCAAGGGTAATTTTTCTGCTCCTAATGGCTTCAGCCACTTCGTACTTCATGATAAACAAAATAATATCACTACGCTCTACGCCAAACTGAAAACCCAAACTTCCCCCGCCAAGCGCTACATGTAAAGGGCTTTCCCATCCATTGATTCCTTTAATACTCATAACGCCATTCCCAAAAAGTCCGCCCACAAAAAAGCCAACACGGGTTACATCAGGCAGCACCACAATGGCATTTGCCTGAGCAAAAAGCTCAACAGGAATACTTTCAGGTTGGTTTCGCATAATCAGTTGAAGCGCATTTGCAGATTCTAGTGTACGCTCTTCGTTGCCCCAAAGCAGTGACGAAACAAAAACCATACATGTAAATAATCTAACAATGCGGTGCATTTTCGCCTCCTTATTGGTTTTCAAAATAACGGGCAAAGGTGCCCTCTTTGGAAAGCAACGTATGCTTGTCGCCCTCTTCCAGCACCCTACCCTTGTCCAGTAAATAAATATAATCTGCCATACGAATAGTGCTTAGCCGATGGGCGATAATTACTGTTGTTTTTCCTTTTAGATAAGAATCAAGCCCTTCAAAAAGAGCCTTTTCTGTGTGTACATCTAACGCGGAAGTGGATTCGTCTAAAATCACTACATTAGGATTCTTAACAATCATGCGAGCAATGCTCAAGCGCTGGCGCTGTCCACCTGAGAGCCTAATGCCATCTTTTCCAACAAGAGTATCAAGCCCCAAAGCTTGCTCATAAACAAATCCTTCAAGTTGAGCAATCGCAACAGCCTCTTGAAGCTTGGCTTCACTGACTTCTTCGCCCATGGTAATGTTCATGCGTATTGTGCCATTAAAAAGCTGTGGGTTTTGTAAGACAAGGAAGACATTTTCCCGCACCACATCAAGGCCAATCTCGCGCACATCCACATCATCAAACAAAAGTGCACCCGAATCAATGGGATAAAATCCCACAATAATCTGAGCCAATGTGCTTTTTCCACTACCACTAGCTCCCACAATTGCCACCCGCTTTCCCCGAGGTATCTCCAAAGAGACATGTTCTAAAATAGACTTACTGGCTTCATAGGAAAATGTCACATCTTTTAACGTAATTCCATTAGTCTGGTGTTGCACGAAAGGGTTTTTAAGGTGAGGAAAATTTGGCTCTCGAGGAAGTTTTAGCAAAGTATTAATGCGCTCTAGGGCAGCCTTGGCATTATGAAAGGCGTACTGTACACCCAAAATTTCTTGCACGGGACCCATCATCACCCACAAGTAACCAAAAATTCCCAACATAAGACCGATACTCAAATCTGAATATGCCACCACTAAAATGCTTGCGGCACGAAAGATTTCAAACCCACCTAAAAATACTAAAAAGGAAAATCGCGCAGCTGCATCACTCTTGTACCCAAAAGCTATAGATTCATCCTTAATGGTTTTAGCTTTTGCCTCCACTTCTCCAATAAAACGCTTTTCTTGGTTACTAGCACGCACTTGCGAAAAAAGATCAAGGGTTTGGCTAAGGGCTGTTTGAAAAAGCTCAAAAGCTTCGTTTTGGCGTTTTTTTAAAACAGAAACCGAACGGGCTATTTTGGTTGTCAACACGACAACAAAAGGATTAAGCAGTAAAATAAACAGTGCTAATTGCCAGTGAATTAGCAGTAACACCACCCCAACACCCAAAACAGTCAACACCGAAATAAGTAAACGGCTAATCGTCGTGCCCAAAAACTCATCGACCGTCTCAACATCCACCACTAGCAATGCATTGGCACGGCTAGAGCCAAAATGTTCGTAACTACTAAGCGCAACGCCCCCGAGGTGCTTTAGTACCTGCTGGCGCAATCCAAAGGTGATGGTTTTTGAAATAATCGTAAAATATTTTGTTTGAAAAAAATTTAAAACAAAAAAAACAAAGCGCATCAAAAGGGTTAACAAAAGAGCCACAAAGACATACATGTAAGGAGGCTGAGTTTCCCCCAAAAGCGCATCAATACTTTGCACCAAAATACCCGGTTGTGCCAGAAGCACTTCATCGACCAGTAGAGGCATCAAAAGAGGAACTGGCGTACTAATAACCACTGCTAAAACAGCAATAGCATTGGCCAAAAAAAGTTCTTTTTTAAAGGAAAAGAGCATCTTAAGAAGATGTGAAAGTGTTACTGTACTTTTACGCAGCATCTTATCCTCTGAGCTGATCGACGTGCAGCCCCTCCAGGAGTTCATCAAGGCGCTTCCCAAGCTCCGCCTCTGGGAGAGTTTTGAGCAAAAAGTGTGTTATGCCAAGCGCACTGTAGCGTGTCAATTCTTCTTTGGAAAAGGTCGTGGACATAAGGCAGATACGGCATTTTTTTGATCGCTTTGACTGCATTTCTCCAAGAAGTTCAAGGCCTTTTTCAACAGAAGGATTAGTAATTTTAGTATCAATAATAACCAAATCAAAAGGCTCTTGTTTCAACCGTTGCGCGAAGAGTTTGATACGCTCATACGCACTGGCTT
The window above is part of the Sulfurospirillum tamanense genome. Proteins encoded here:
- a CDS encoding DedA family protein; the encoded protein is MEEMFTSLSTYGYIILFLYSLGGGMVAIIAAGVLSYSGQMDLTASIVVAAVANALGDTLLFYMSRYNRPQMMPYILKHRRKIALSHILMKRYGDKIIFFQKFLYGIKTLIPLAIGLTKYSFARFNVLNGISAALWAIILGLVSYKAGAPLMRFVGYIGENPWVMPLIVGGLLGSMWLYFQKATKKKKNN
- a CDS encoding lipid-binding SYLF domain-containing protein — protein: MHRIVRLFTCMVFVSSLLWGNEERTLESANALQLIMRNQPESIPVELFAQANAIVVLPDVTRVGFFVGGLFGNGVMSIKGINGWESPLHVALGGGSLGFQFGVERSDIILFIMKYEVAEAIRSRKITLGADVSVAAGPMGASITHMRDFSLKQDIYAYANNRGLFAGVSLGGSVIGADGDARTPADSFAAKSFVETLKRLERR
- a CDS encoding ABC transporter ATP-binding protein, whose amino-acid sequence is MLRKSTVTLSHLLKMLFSFKKELFLANAIAVLAVVISTPVPLLMPLLVDEVLLAQPGILVQSIDALLGETQPPYMYVFVALLLTLLMRFVFFVLNFFQTKYFTIISKTITFGLRQQVLKHLGGVALSSYEHFGSSRANALLVVDVETVDEFLGTTISRLLISVLTVLGVGVVLLLIHWQLALFILLLNPFVVVLTTKIARSVSVLKKRQNEAFELFQTALSQTLDLFSQVRASNQEKRFIGEVEAKAKTIKDESIAFGYKSDAAARFSFLVFLGGFEIFRAASILVVAYSDLSIGLMLGIFGYLWVMMGPVQEILGVQYAFHNAKAALERINTLLKLPREPNFPHLKNPFVQHQTNGITLKDVTFSYEASKSILEHVSLEIPRGKRVAIVGASGSGKSTLAQIIVGFYPIDSGALLFDDVDVREIGLDVVRENVFLVLQNPQLFNGTIRMNITMGEEVSEAKLQEAVAIAQLEGFVYEQALGLDTLVGKDGIRLSGGQRQRLSIARMIVKNPNVVILDESTSALDVHTEKALFEGLDSYLKGKTTVIIAHRLSTIRMADYIYLLDKGRVLEEGDKHTLLSKEGTFARYFENQ